One segment of Capnocytophaga sp. oral taxon 878 DNA contains the following:
- a CDS encoding DUF3828 domain-containing protein: MVKIYYFISACLLLFSCNNNNTQVSSSDDIRDTISSIKRDTIVNKDTIAPIQAPKEETDEATKMILEFYDKYIRQQDKMPCLDNREFCEEELRKIEREFLSSKLIRKVNSDELSADPIVKAQDVFIEWLDSIKVKKINSKRYNVYLFNFYDNRYDSIQLKVAKKKDRYIIDDIIF, from the coding sequence ATGGTAAAGATTTATTATTTTATTTCAGCGTGTTTATTGTTATTTTCTTGTAACAATAACAATACCCAAGTATCATCTTCTGATGATATTAGAGATACTATTTCCTCTATCAAAAGAGATACAATAGTAAATAAGGATACAATTGCACCAATTCAAGCTCCTAAAGAAGAAACTGATGAAGCTACAAAAATGATTTTAGAATTTTATGATAAGTACATCAGGCAACAAGATAAAATGCCTTGTCTTGATAACAGGGAGTTTTGCGAAGAAGAATTAAGGAAAATAGAAAGGGAGTTTCTATCAAGTAAATTAATACGGAAAGTAAATTCAGATGAATTAAGTGCAGATCCTATTGTAAAAGCCCAAGATGTTTTCATAGAATGGTTGGACTCTATTAAGGTAAAGAAGATAAATTCAAAAAGATATAATGTGTATCTTTTTAACTTTTATGATAACAGATATGATAGCATACAATTAAAAGTTGCTAAAAAGAAAGACAGGTACATCATTGATGATATTATATTTTAA
- a CDS encoding DUF3828 domain-containing protein: MVKIYYFISACLLLFSCNNNNTQVSSSDDIRDTISSIKRDTIVEKDTIAPIQVPKEETDEATKMILEFYDKYIRQRDKIPCSDLYEEEKKCEDELIRIKKNYLSNKLIKKIKPTEDRDMDFILNAQDINLKWLDSLKVKKISSERYNVYIFDFFFNRYDSVQLKVAKKKDKYIIDDIIF, from the coding sequence ATGGTAAAGATTTATTATTTTATTTCAGCGTGTTTATTGTTGTTTTCTTGCAATAATAACAATACCCAAGTATCATCTTCTGATGATATTAGAGATACTATTTCCTCTATCAAAAGAGATACCATAGTAGAAAAAGATACAATTGCACCAATTCAAGTTCCTAAAGAAGAAACTGATGAAGCTACAAAGATGATTTTGGAATTTTATGATAAGTACATCAGGCAACGAGATAAAATACCGTGCTCTGATTTATATGAAGAAGAAAAAAAATGTGAAGATGAATTGATAAGAATTAAGAAAAATTATTTATCAAATAAATTGATAAAAAAAATAAAACCTACTGAAGATAGAGATATGGATTTTATTCTAAATGCCCAAGATATCAACCTAAAATGGTTAGACTCTCTTAAAGTAAAGAAAATAAGTTCAGAAAGATATAATGTTTATATTTTTGATTTCTTTTTTAATAGATATGATAGCGTACAATTAAAAGTAGCTAAGAAGAAGGATAAGTATATTATTGATGATATTATATTTTAA
- a CDS encoding SH3 domain-containing protein → MDWKIIILFLIVTFNSYSQKMEDYTIFKDGEVYINFRRYIQRMMPQIVAELEKYNYKKPTEEHYKKVIHSFINKELLPQNIVVLNDDLNPYIAIQDKGIIYTDGHEAKIDGLMLFHFNQYLFYKDLKSLEWLKDNYEDMLSDFVVTFGIYRDKTLLKWYLDRKINNETAIQSLFYYEKNMRQFIRKEMVLAVDKMLRGTPNEHDFAINAAKYYVQRYSHDFDNPKEIIDFLFNSSRGYYIEDPDGYSNIRADKSTSSKILSRIKSGEKIDVLDDTSNWYLIKTKEGLKGYVHKSRIKIK, encoded by the coding sequence ATGGACTGGAAAATTATAATACTTTTTTTAATAGTAACTTTTAATAGCTATAGTCAAAAGATGGAAGATTATACAATTTTTAAAGACGGAGAAGTTTATATTAACTTCCGTAGATACATACAAAGAATGATGCCTCAGATAGTTGCTGAATTAGAAAAATACAATTATAAAAAACCTACTGAGGAGCACTATAAGAAAGTAATACACTCTTTTATCAATAAAGAATTGCTACCGCAAAATATAGTGGTGCTGAATGATGATCTCAATCCATATATTGCTATTCAAGATAAGGGAATTATATATACAGATGGACATGAAGCAAAAATAGATGGGCTTATGTTATTTCATTTCAATCAGTATCTCTTCTATAAAGATCTAAAGTCCTTAGAATGGCTAAAAGATAATTATGAAGATATGTTATCAGATTTTGTAGTTACTTTTGGTATTTATAGAGATAAAACACTCCTAAAATGGTATCTTGATAGAAAAATTAATAATGAAACTGCTATACAATCGTTATTTTATTATGAGAAGAATATGCGCCAATTTATAAGAAAAGAGATGGTGTTAGCGGTCGATAAAATGTTACGAGGGACTCCTAACGAACACGATTTTGCTATTAATGCGGCGAAATACTATGTTCAAAGATATTCTCACGACTTCGATAACCCCAAGGAAATAATTGATTTCCTATTTAATTCTTCAAGAGGTTATTATATAGAAGACCCTGATGGTTACTCCAATATAAGGGCGGATAAGAGTACTTCTTCTAAAATTTTAAGTAGAATAAAATCAGGCGAAAAAATAGATGTATTAGATGATACAAGCAATTGGTATCTGATAAAAACTAAAGAAGGATTAAAAGGATATGTACACAAAAGCAGAATAAAAATTAAATAA
- a CDS encoding bifunctional oligoribonuclease/PAP phosphatase NrnA: MNIYDIETVKLLLEKQPIISIIPHKNPDGDAIGSCLGLYLFLKQLDYDVEVVSANDFPDFLKWLPSAKDILIYDNTPEAAKERLEKSGLIFTLDFNALKRADSLAPLLEASGATFVMIDHHQAPDNYARVTISDPKASSTCAMVYRLIEAMGKESLINKDIATCLYTGLMTDTGNFKYPTTTSNTLRIGAALIDKGAENSLINSNTFDTWSYNKSQLLSIALRNMVYLPQYHTAYITLTGEELQAHNHQKGDTEGFVNYGLMIKDAQLAIIFIEEGDFVKMSLRSKGDVDVNQIARAHFNGGGHINAAGGRYDGTVEEAVAYFREVLPTLFN; encoded by the coding sequence ATGAATATATATGATATAGAAACTGTTAAATTACTGCTGGAGAAGCAGCCTATTATAAGTATTATACCGCATAAAAATCCTGATGGAGATGCTATTGGGAGTTGCTTGGGGCTTTACTTGTTTTTAAAACAACTAGATTACGATGTGGAGGTAGTATCGGCTAATGATTTTCCTGATTTTTTGAAATGGTTACCATCGGCAAAGGATATTTTGATTTATGACAATACGCCTGAAGCAGCTAAGGAAAGGCTTGAGAAATCGGGGCTTATTTTCACTTTGGATTTTAACGCACTGAAACGTGCGGATAGCCTTGCGCCTTTGTTGGAAGCATCGGGGGCTACTTTTGTGATGATTGACCACCACCAAGCACCTGACAATTATGCGAGGGTTACTATATCGGACCCTAAGGCGAGTTCGACCTGTGCGATGGTGTATAGATTGATTGAGGCTATGGGCAAAGAGAGTCTTATTAATAAAGATATTGCTACGTGCCTTTACACTGGATTGATGACTGATACTGGGAACTTTAAATACCCAACAACGACAAGCAATACCCTTAGGATAGGAGCGGCACTTATAGACAAAGGAGCTGAGAATAGCTTGATTAACAGCAATACATTTGATACGTGGTCATACAACAAATCGCAGCTGCTGAGTATTGCCTTGCGCAATATGGTGTATCTGCCCCAATACCATACGGCTTATATTACCCTTACAGGAGAAGAACTACAAGCACATAACCACCAGAAGGGTGATACCGAGGGCTTTGTAAATTACGGGCTTATGATTAAAGATGCCCAATTGGCTATTATCTTTATTGAGGAAGGAGATTTTGTAAAGATGTCGTTACGCTCAAAAGGGGATGTAGATGTGAACCAGATAGCCCGAGCTCACTTTAACGGAGGGGGGCATATTAATGCTGCTGGAGGTAGGTATGACGGTACCGTAGAGGAGGCTGTAGCCTACTTTAGAGAAGTGTTACCGACTCTTTTTAATTAG
- the gldI gene encoding gliding motility-associated peptidyl-prolyl isomerase GldI, producing MNILKKIAFITVIGIVLASCADRQARHPVTKKTSTFLKESAEKNKALLANEQAEIDALIEKDTVHTFIDSQHGFKFYYINQNPEATYTAQFGDIVTYDYSIQDLNGKELYQEKANGEYKYYVDKEEVFQGLRSALKLLKEKESGVFFFPSSVAYGYRGDKDKIGYNQPIIARIEVFGIEKNPEKVLPRPE from the coding sequence ATGAATATACTTAAAAAAATAGCCTTTATAACTGTTATTGGCATAGTTTTGGCATCTTGCGCTGATAGACAGGCGCGACATCCTGTTACTAAAAAAACTAGTACTTTTTTAAAAGAATCGGCTGAGAAAAATAAGGCGTTACTGGCTAATGAGCAGGCAGAAATTGATGCCCTTATAGAAAAAGATACAGTGCATACTTTTATTGACTCACAACACGGATTCAAGTTCTATTACATAAACCAAAACCCCGAAGCTACTTACACTGCACAGTTTGGCGATATAGTAACTTACGACTATAGCATACAAGACCTAAATGGGAAGGAACTGTACCAAGAAAAAGCTAATGGAGAATACAAATACTACGTAGACAAGGAAGAGGTATTCCAAGGATTACGGTCGGCATTAAAACTGCTAAAAGAGAAAGAGAGTGGGGTATTCTTTTTTCCTTCGAGTGTGGCATACGGTTATCGGGGGGATAAAGACAAGATAGGTTACAATCAGCCTATTATAGCAAGGATAGAGGTATTTGGTATAGAAAAGAATCCTGAAAAAGTACTACCGCGCCCTGAATAA
- a CDS encoding peptidylprolyl isomerase, with protein sequence MKRMNFIALLSAMLVFFSCSSQKKAYKDLGDGLFADIETTKGNLVVKLNYKETPVTVASFVSLAEGKNPYVKAEYKGKPFYNGIIFHRVIKNFMIQGGDPTGTGMGDPGYRFEDEIVASLKHSKKGILSMANSGPDTNGSQFFITHVPTEHLDGKHTVFGEVVKGLEVIDAIAAVETKQPGNRPIKEVKINKVTIIANGKEAEKFDAVKVFNDYFTEVESRGEKAKAAVASLAQEIVAQEAKAEALPSGVKILKVTNGTGKKPNHTEFVMVNYAGYLRNGNLFDSNIKEVEKKFNKYNSMRDRQNGYQPIPFPYTPSAQLIPGFKEALLTMKVGDKIRVFIPSALGYGEAGAADVIPPNSDLIFDIEILDTMAMPTQGGR encoded by the coding sequence ATGAAACGTATGAATTTCATTGCATTGCTATCGGCAATGCTTGTGTTTTTTAGTTGCAGTTCGCAAAAGAAAGCCTATAAAGACTTAGGAGATGGGCTTTTTGCTGATATTGAAACTACCAAAGGGAACCTAGTTGTAAAACTGAATTACAAAGAGACGCCTGTAACTGTTGCGAGCTTTGTGAGTTTGGCTGAAGGCAAGAACCCTTATGTAAAAGCCGAATACAAAGGCAAACCTTTTTATAATGGCATTATCTTTCACCGAGTTATCAAAAACTTTATGATACAAGGAGGAGACCCTACCGGCACTGGTATGGGAGACCCAGGCTATCGTTTTGAAGATGAGATAGTAGCGAGCCTTAAACACAGCAAAAAGGGTATCCTTTCAATGGCGAACTCAGGCCCTGACACCAATGGCAGTCAGTTTTTCATTACACACGTGCCAACTGAACATTTAGACGGTAAACACACTGTATTTGGTGAGGTAGTGAAAGGATTGGAAGTTATTGATGCTATTGCTGCTGTTGAAACAAAACAACCAGGAAATCGCCCTATTAAAGAAGTTAAGATAAATAAAGTAACCATAATAGCTAATGGCAAAGAGGCTGAGAAATTTGATGCTGTAAAGGTTTTTAATGACTATTTTACAGAAGTAGAAAGCCGTGGTGAAAAAGCTAAAGCTGCTGTAGCAAGCCTTGCCCAAGAAATAGTAGCCCAAGAAGCAAAAGCGGAAGCTTTGCCTTCAGGAGTAAAAATACTTAAAGTAACTAATGGTACTGGTAAAAAACCTAACCATACTGAGTTTGTTATGGTAAACTATGCTGGATACTTGCGTAATGGTAACTTATTTGACTCTAACATCAAAGAAGTAGAGAAGAAATTTAACAAATACAACTCTATGCGTGACCGCCAGAATGGCTATCAACCTATACCTTTCCCTTACACTCCATCGGCACAGCTTATACCAGGATTTAAGGAAGCCTTACTTACAATGAAAGTAGGTGATAAAATACGAGTATTTATCCCTTCGGCTTTAGGTTATGGTGAAGCAGGAGCTGCAGATGTTATACCGCCTAATAGTGATCTTATTTTTGATATTGAAATTTTAGACACTATGGCTATGCCAACACAAGGAGGCAGATAG
- a CDS encoding L-serine ammonia-lyase, with translation MEQISVFDMLKIGVGPSSSHTLGPWRAAEAFVKELRQYNYLEKTTKIRVDLYGSLSLTGKGHATDLAVMLGLSGADPEYVPIESLDVIITAITNNQELYLGNELIVKFSPKEDIIFNKNFLPFHANGLTFTAEGSDFSYSSTFYSVGGGFIVKENEEKQEKTDDKTKKFPFPIDKAEELIRYCCKEGKKISEIVYENEKALRSEDEIKKELMRVWNTMLECTYIGCHTEGVLPGGLHVRRRAYDIHKNLIGVVTYNNPTSWLNSIKKTNIKFREILKWVSCFSLAVNEVNASLGRVVTAPTNGSAGVIPAVLLYYLTIENQEATEAEIQQFLLVAGEIGSLFKKGATISAAMGGCQAEIGVSSAMAAGALCELLGGSPEQVLVAAEIAMEHHLGLTCDPIGGLVQIPCIERNAMGAVKAINAAELAIETDPKNAKVPLDKVINTMWQTAKDMNSKYKETSEGGLAVAVNIADC, from the coding sequence ATGGAGCAAATAAGCGTTTTTGATATGCTAAAAATAGGCGTAGGGCCTTCTAGTTCACATACACTAGGACCGTGGCGAGCTGCTGAGGCTTTTGTAAAAGAACTACGCCAGTACAATTACTTAGAAAAAACTACTAAAATACGCGTTGATTTATATGGTTCTCTTTCACTTACAGGTAAGGGACACGCTACTGATTTGGCAGTAATGTTAGGGCTTAGTGGTGCTGACCCTGAATATGTGCCTATTGAGAGCTTAGACGTTATTATTACTGCTATTACTAACAACCAAGAACTGTATTTGGGCAATGAACTGATTGTGAAGTTTAGCCCTAAAGAGGATATTATTTTCAATAAGAACTTTTTACCTTTTCATGCCAATGGACTAACCTTTACTGCTGAAGGAAGTGATTTTAGTTACTCATCGACCTTCTACTCGGTAGGCGGTGGATTTATTGTAAAGGAGAATGAAGAAAAACAAGAAAAAACAGATGATAAAACTAAAAAATTCCCTTTCCCAATAGATAAGGCAGAAGAGCTGATAAGATATTGCTGTAAAGAGGGTAAGAAAATATCAGAAATAGTATATGAAAATGAAAAAGCCTTACGCAGTGAAGATGAAATAAAGAAGGAGCTGATGCGAGTATGGAATACTATGCTGGAATGCACTTACATTGGCTGCCATACTGAAGGCGTATTACCTGGTGGACTACACGTGCGTAGAAGGGCTTATGATATTCACAAAAACCTAATAGGAGTGGTAACCTATAATAACCCTACCAGCTGGTTAAACTCTATCAAGAAAACTAATATCAAGTTTAGAGAGATACTGAAATGGGTAAGCTGCTTTTCATTGGCCGTAAATGAGGTTAATGCCTCATTAGGACGGGTAGTAACAGCCCCTACTAATGGAAGTGCAGGAGTAATACCTGCAGTATTATTATACTACCTTACTATTGAGAACCAAGAAGCTACTGAAGCAGAAATTCAGCAGTTTTTATTAGTAGCAGGTGAAATAGGCAGCTTATTTAAAAAAGGGGCTACAATATCGGCTGCTATGGGAGGGTGCCAAGCAGAAATAGGAGTATCATCGGCAATGGCTGCAGGGGCTTTATGTGAGCTATTAGGAGGTTCGCCAGAGCAAGTGTTAGTAGCTGCAGAAATAGCTATGGAACACCACTTGGGACTTACTTGTGACCCCATAGGAGGCTTGGTACAAATACCTTGTATAGAACGCAATGCTATGGGAGCAGTAAAAGCTATCAATGCTGCTGAATTGGCTATTGAAACAGATCCTAAGAACGCTAAAGTACCATTGGATAAGGTTATCAATACAATGTGGCAGACAGCTAAAGATATGAATTCTAAGTACAAAGAAACCTCGGAAGGAGGGCTAGCGGTAGCTGTAAATATTGCTGACTGCTAA
- the folP gene encoding dihydropteroate synthase yields MTINCKGELVSMETPRVMGILNHTPDSFYEGSRVTETSVLQRAEQMLVQGADFIDVGGYSTRPNAPEVTEKEELNRVLPVVRSLVKTFPEIRISVDTFRAEVARQTLDEGACMINDISAGLLDEQMLPTVAQYQVPYIAMHLVGTPQTMQQHTQYKDIIADIRYYFSERKAKALALGINDFIVDVGFGFSKTLDQNYEVLKHLELFHTFGCPLLVGVSRKSMLYKLLDSSPAEALNATTAVHTVALIKGAHILRVHDVKEAKECIAIYNKIR; encoded by the coding sequence ATGACAATTAATTGTAAAGGGGAGCTAGTGAGTATGGAGACTCCTCGAGTAATGGGTATACTAAATCACACTCCTGATTCATTTTACGAAGGAAGTAGAGTTACTGAAACAAGTGTATTACAACGTGCAGAACAGATGCTTGTGCAAGGAGCTGATTTTATTGATGTGGGAGGTTATAGCACTAGGCCTAATGCACCAGAAGTAACAGAAAAAGAAGAACTAAATAGAGTGCTACCTGTAGTACGTAGTTTAGTAAAGACATTCCCAGAGATACGCATTTCAGTAGATACATTTAGAGCTGAGGTAGCCCGCCAAACACTTGATGAGGGGGCTTGTATGATTAATGATATTTCGGCAGGGCTATTAGATGAACAAATGCTGCCCACAGTAGCACAATACCAAGTACCCTATATAGCGATGCACTTAGTAGGCACCCCCCAAACAATGCAACAGCATACGCAATACAAGGATATTATTGCCGATATACGTTACTACTTTTCGGAGCGTAAGGCTAAGGCTTTGGCATTAGGTATAAACGATTTTATAGTGGATGTAGGCTTTGGTTTTTCAAAAACATTAGACCAAAATTATGAGGTGCTAAAACACTTAGAACTATTTCATACTTTTGGGTGCCCGCTATTGGTAGGAGTATCTCGTAAATCGATGTTATACAAATTGCTAGATAGCAGTCCGGCAGAAGCATTAAATGCTACCACTGCTGTTCATACAGTAGCCTTGATAAAAGGAGCTCATATTTTACGAGTACACGACGTAAAGGAAGCTAAAGAATGTATAGCTATTTATAATAAAATACGATGA
- the cdaA gene encoding diadenylate cyclase CdaA, whose product MKLFDILDFTITDAIDILLFAALLYYLYRLIRGTVAINIFMGIVMIYLIWKVTEALQMQLLSSILGQFIGVGVFALIVVFQQEIRRFLLTIGSTNITARNKLHRVFHFFKQKEILLNIESLVSVCEKLGSSNTGALIVLEHNMPLDFVTATGDKMNLEFSEPIIESIFYKNSPLHDGAIVIRGNTIVATRVILPVAAEDTLPKRYGLRHRAAVSITEKTDATALVVSEETGHISYFKNGNFVKHNNNDELIQLIKNDF is encoded by the coding sequence ATGAAACTATTTGATATCTTAGACTTTACCATTACTGATGCTATTGATATACTGTTATTTGCAGCCCTATTGTACTATTTGTACCGACTTATTAGGGGAACAGTAGCTATCAATATATTTATGGGGATAGTAATGATATACCTAATATGGAAAGTTACAGAAGCCCTACAAATGCAGTTGTTAAGCAGTATTTTGGGTCAGTTTATAGGTGTGGGAGTCTTTGCATTGATAGTAGTTTTTCAACAGGAAATACGTCGGTTTTTACTTACTATTGGATCAACTAATATTACAGCACGCAATAAACTACACCGTGTATTTCATTTTTTTAAACAAAAAGAAATCTTACTGAATATTGAGAGCTTGGTAAGTGTGTGTGAGAAATTAGGCAGTAGTAATACAGGGGCTTTGATAGTGCTAGAACACAATATGCCATTAGACTTTGTAACAGCTACTGGCGATAAGATGAACTTAGAATTTTCGGAGCCTATTATAGAAAGTATTTTTTATAAAAACAGTCCGTTACATGATGGTGCTATTGTTATTAGAGGGAATACTATTGTTGCTACACGAGTTATACTACCAGTAGCTGCCGAAGACACCTTACCAAAACGCTATGGGCTGCGCCACCGTGCAGCAGTATCGATTACTGAAAAGACAGATGCTACTGCTTTGGTAGTATCGGAAGAGACAGGACATATATCGTACTTTAAGAACGGTAATTTTGTAAAACACAACAATAATGATGAGTTAATACAACTCATAAAAAACGATTTTTAA
- the ung gene encoding uracil-DNA glycosylase — translation MEVAIHPSWKGILKEEFEKPYFGALTQFVKQQYAQGTCYPKGKEIFAAFDYCPLSEVKVVIIGQDPYHGAGQANGLCFSVHDGIIHPPSLVNIFKEIEQDLGIPYPMSGNLERWASQGVLLLNATLTVNAGQAGSHQGQGWETFTDAVIKAISEHCNQVVFMLWGGYAKKKASLIDSSKHCILSSGHPSPLSANKGHWFGNKHFSKANAYLTSVGKRAINW, via the coding sequence ATGGAAGTAGCCATTCACCCCAGCTGGAAAGGTATATTGAAAGAAGAGTTTGAAAAGCCCTATTTTGGAGCTCTTACTCAGTTTGTAAAGCAGCAATACGCACAAGGAACTTGTTACCCTAAAGGGAAAGAAATATTTGCAGCTTTTGATTATTGCCCTTTAAGTGAAGTAAAAGTAGTTATTATAGGGCAAGATCCCTACCATGGAGCTGGTCAAGCTAATGGCTTATGCTTTTCGGTACATGATGGAATAATACACCCGCCTTCATTAGTGAATATTTTTAAAGAAATAGAACAAGATTTAGGCATTCCTTACCCTATGAGTGGTAATTTGGAGCGTTGGGCATCACAAGGAGTTTTGTTACTAAACGCTACTCTTACTGTTAATGCTGGACAAGCTGGCAGTCATCAGGGGCAGGGTTGGGAAACTTTTACTGATGCGGTAATTAAGGCTATTTCAGAGCATTGTAACCAAGTAGTATTTATGCTTTGGGGAGGTTATGCTAAGAAAAAAGCTAGCCTGATAGATAGCAGCAAGCACTGCATACTTAGCAGTGGACACCCCTCGCCTTTAAGTGCTAATAAAGGCCATTGGTTTGGCAATAAACATTTCAGCAAAGCAAATGCTTATCTTACTTCTGTAGGAAAGAGAGCTATAAACTGGTAA
- a CDS encoding SMI1/KNR4 family protein, with translation MIQSIIEKYKDRITVGTKDFINITWIEQTEKKLGFALPNSYKEMLLNYEFITIWGVDFKTIAPPEYQEDADIDIYYTYQVNLENNLFQKDELAFLEMDEETYFFKIEEAGETNEYPVYIRDYMTGEDHLYANNFQAFLEHFFSILLK, from the coding sequence ATGATACAATCCATCATTGAAAAGTATAAAGACAGAATAACTGTAGGAACTAAAGACTTCATAAATATAACTTGGATTGAGCAAACAGAAAAGAAATTAGGTTTTGCTTTACCCAATAGTTATAAAGAGATGTTATTAAACTATGAGTTTATTACTATTTGGGGGGTTGATTTTAAAACTATTGCTCCTCCTGAATATCAAGAGGATGCTGATATTGATATTTATTATACTTATCAAGTAAATTTGGAAAATAATCTATTCCAAAAAGATGAATTAGCTTTTTTAGAGATGGACGAAGAGACCTATTTCTTTAAAATTGAAGAAGCTGGTGAAACTAATGAATATCCTGTTTATATTCGGGATTATATGACAGGTGAAGATCATCTATATGCCAATAATTTTCAAGCATTTTTAGAACATTTTTTTAGTATATTATTGAAATAG
- a CDS encoding YihY/virulence factor BrkB family protein has translation MTFKERIQNLLFIKQFVGFLKKIPLAKNSFSLYDLLELYIVGIMKGTLTYRASAISYSFFLAIFPFLLFILNLIPYIPIENFQVDFWSFIDDMLPPGTHDFFSDIFFDIAEKKRGGLLSSVFFLSIFLMTNGIMAIFGGFEFSYHRQITRTYIKQYLYALMVAIILSLLVLFSVISFIYYEVYLVPYLDKINFITDYETLIKISKIVFVALITYFGTGVLFYFGTVEGRESKFFSAGSLLTVLLFGLTTYFFGIYIENFSQYNQLYGSIGALLIFLLYIWLNANILLLGFELNASLLKLKKQD, from the coding sequence ATGACATTTAAAGAAAGAATACAGAACCTCCTCTTTATCAAGCAATTCGTAGGATTTTTAAAGAAAATCCCTTTAGCTAAGAATTCATTCTCATTATATGACCTTTTGGAATTGTACATTGTAGGGATTATGAAAGGCACTCTCACTTATCGTGCGAGTGCTATATCATATAGTTTTTTTTTAGCTATTTTTCCTTTCTTACTATTTATTCTGAACCTTATCCCATATATTCCTATTGAAAATTTCCAAGTAGATTTTTGGAGCTTTATTGATGATATGCTACCCCCTGGCACTCATGATTTCTTTTCTGATATCTTTTTTGATATTGCTGAAAAAAAGCGTGGGGGATTGTTATCATCAGTATTTTTTCTATCCATATTTTTGATGACTAATGGTATTATGGCAATCTTTGGGGGATTTGAGTTTTCATATCACCGACAAATTACACGTACTTATATTAAGCAATATCTCTATGCGCTAATGGTTGCTATCATCTTGTCGTTATTAGTACTATTTTCGGTAATTAGCTTCATCTACTATGAAGTATACTTAGTGCCTTACCTTGACAAAATCAATTTTATTACTGATTACGAAACGCTTATTAAAATATCAAAAATTGTATTTGTAGCCTTGATTACGTACTTTGGCACGGGTGTATTATTCTATTTTGGTACAGTGGAAGGGAGAGAAAGTAAATTCTTTTCGGCTGGCTCTCTCCTTACAGTGCTACTTTTTGGTTTAACAACCTATTTTTTTGGTATTTACATTGAAAACTTCTCACAATACAACCAATTATACGGTTCTATAGGGGCATTACTTATCTTTTTGCTTTATATATGGCTCAATGCGAATATTCTTCTGCTCGGGTTTGAGCTAAATGCCTCGTTATTAAAACTTAAAAAGCAGGACTGA